A region of the Thiomicrorhabdus sp. genome:
AGGGCACAATTAGCACGAGTATTAGCTCAAATTTGGCCTATGAATAATATTGATGCAGGCCTACCAAAACCATTTTTAGGTCATTGGTTATTGCTAGACGAGTGGACCAATAGTTTAGATTTGTATCATCAACAAACTTTAGCAACGCTTTTTAAACAATGGGCGGCTCAAGGTTTAGGGATAATTATGGTACTGCACGATATTAATCTTTGTGCTCAGGTGGCAGACCAAGTGATTATGCTTAAAGACGCCAAATTGCTTAAGCAAGGCTCTGTAGAAGAGACATTAAATCCTTTAAATATCAAAGAAGCTTTAGGTTTGGATGTTCAAGTCATAAAAGCAGAAGGCATCGATCATCCAATCTTATTGCCTTGTTCTACTACTTAATTCTTTAACCGAATTCTTCAATCTAGTTTTTCTGCTGAGTTCTAATATTCTTTGAAAACAATCTAACGCCTGCTTAAATAGTTAAATTTCTAATTTGCTGAAAGATTACAGTGCCTACCGGGTCTTATATAAAAGTTTTAAAAGAAATAGCTGATAATCAATCAGAGTCATTAGTGATTTTTGTGTGATACAGCTGTAAAAAGGGTGCGTTATTAATGGTTATAAATATCAACAAAAGATTCCGGTTGGGAAATCCAAATGCAAAATAGACACCGCTTTTTTGAGCAGCTTGTTTCAGCCTATGCAAACGATTTATATCGCTACGCTTATTGGCTTTGTAAGCAAAAGCCTCTTGCCGAAGACTTGGTGCAAGAGACCTTTTCTCGTGCCTGGAAATCCATAGAAAGTCTGAAAGATGAAAAAGCCGCTAAAGCTTGGCTGATTACCATTTTAAGACGAGAAAATGCTCGTCTTTATGAAAAATATCAACCACAACTGCTTGAGATAGAAGAGAGTTTAGTGGCCGATGATTACCATAATGAACCCAGCCATAATCTAGAAAAAGAGCAGCTTCATCACATGATTTTAAAACTGCCTGATGAGTATAAAGAACCACTTATTTTACAAATTATGTGGGGCTTTAGTGGTCATGAAATTGCCGCAGAGCTTGAACTGAAATTGGCAACGGTAAACACCCGATTATTTAGAGCCAGACAGCAATTAAAACAGATGATGAATAATGAAATAACCGAATTTGACTTACAAAATAATAAAGGAGCAAAATGATGAATGAAATTACATTTCGTACTAAATTGCTCACTAATCCCTATGAATTAGATTCAGATATGCTGGCTTTTTTAGAGCAAAACCCAGAGAAAAAACAGAGCGTTCAAAAAGCCAGAGAGTTTGATCAAAAAATCTCTGATGTCTTAGATGTTGATGTGCCAGAAGGGCTACATGCCAGAATTTTGCTGAATCAAAGTTACCAACAAAACCATCAACAAAATAAGGTTGATAATAAGCCTGATTCATCCATAGCAGGAGGAATTGAGACCGAAGTTATTTCAGTGAAAACAGCTAATAGTAATCCAAATGGTTGGTTAAGTAATCCCTTTGCTAACTGGGCAGTGTGGACGTCAGGTATTGCTGCTAGTGTTATCGCTTTTGCTTTGTTATTTAACGTTTTGTACTCACCAAATGTACACAAAACAATTAGTGGTGATGCGATGGTCAATCACATATTGGCACATATTGCAGAAGACCCCACCTTAATGACTGCCGTTAAATTGCCAAGTACCGAATCTGAAATGCATCAGCTATTTGCCAGTGTAGGAGCTCAGCTTAATAAGCCTGTAGAAGGTATGAGTTATGCAGGTATTTGTGATGTAGAAGGCCAAAAAGGTTTACATATTGTTATGCAAGAGAATGGCCAACCAATCACAATTATTGTGATGCCTGGTCAGCAAATTACTGCCATGCAAGCCTTTGAAAAAAGCGGTTATCATGGAGAATTAATGCCCGTAAAAGGGGGAATAGTTGCCATAGTAGCAAATACAATGGAGCAAGTTGCTTTGGCCCAGACGCGTTTCTTTAGAGCGGTTAAATTTGCTTAGAATAGATTTAGGCTGACTTAGATTGATTTAGTTTTAGTTTGATTTAATAAAACCAATTTACCCTATGCTCATACATCATAGATGTTCATAGGGTTTACCAGGCCTGCTAAATTGGTTTGTGAATTACGTTTTGCTAATTAAGTTTCGCCAATTAAGTTAATCTAAAAGTCAGTCTAAATTTAACTCGATCTGAACAATATTACGATCTTCGGCCATAGTTTTTAGCTTGAAGTTAAACTGTTTTAGCAGTGATAACATAGAGCTGTTTTCACTTAAAACCTCGCCTTCCATTTTGTTTAATCCTTTTAATTGAGCATGTTGAATTAAGCTGTTTAACAATGCGCTTGCCACGCCTTTATGCTGGTAGTCATCACGCACTACAATCGCCATTTCACAAGATTTACCGTCAGGATTTGTGGTGTAACGAGTTACACCAATTTCAATGGTATTATCATTTGCGTCTTGAGTCGTTGCAATAAATGCCATTTCTCTGTCGTAGTCAATTTGGGTAAAACGTGACAGCATTTGAGGTGTTAGCGTTTGCATACTATTCATAAAACGTAAATAACGACTGCGTTTAGATAAGTTGTTAACAAAGTCCAACTCTAGGTCAGCATCTTCTGGTCGAATAGGACGAATCTCAATATTTAAACCTTTAGGGGTTTCAATTGATTGAATCAATTCATTAGGGTAAGGGTGAATTGCCATGTGTTGATAGGGTTTGTGGTTAGCAGGAATTGACTTAACCGTTATACGTGCATCTACTGCCATAACACCTTGTTCATCAGCAAACAGCGGGTTAATGTCAAGCTCTTGAATTTCTGGTAACTGGGCAACCATATCTGAAATACGTAAAAGCGTATTCACAATTGCCTCATGATTCACCGCAGGTAACCCTCTAAATGGCTTAAGCATTTTAGAAACTTTAGTGCTGTTAATCATTTTATTGGCTAAAAATTGGTTTAAAGGTGGTAGAGCAATTGAACGGTCTTGAATCACTTCAACTGCTGTACCACCGCTACCAAAGGTAATGGCTGGGCCAAATACTGGATCACGCATCACGCCAACTAATAACTCACGAGCATGTGGGCGTTTAAACATGGGTTCAACGGTTACGCCTAAAATTGTTGCGTTAGGCTGTTCTTTGGTGATTTTTTCGATCATTTTAGTAAATTCAACTCGCACCTCATGTACGCTGTTCAGGTTGAGTTTAACTCCGCCTACATCTGATTTATGCGTTAAGTCAGGTGAGTTGATTTTTAAACTCACGGGAAACCCCATCGATTCTGCGGCTACCATCGCTTGAGTGGCACTATTAACTTCAATTGCAGGGGTAATCGGTACTCCAAAAGCGTGCATAATCGCTCGGGTCTCGGCACTGCTTAATAGAGTGCGATGCTCTGCTAAAACGGCATCAATAATCATGCGAGCCCCCGCAGTATCTGTTGGCTGGCAACATTGATCTGCAGGAGCAGGCGTTTGCATTAATAATGCTTGGTTTTGACGGTAAGTTGAAATAAAACTAAAGGCCTCAACAGCCGCCTCTGGAGTTCGAAAAGTAGGAATCTTTGCCTTACTAAATAACTTACGGGCATCACTGACTAAAGATTCGCCTAGCCAGGCGGTAAAAATAGGCTTGTCATTACCGGATTGTTTTTGGTAATCAATAATCGATTGAGCAATACCACTTGGATCACTCATCGCTTGAGGGGTAAGAATAATTAGGGTCAGATCAAATTGTTCATCGTTTTGGCAAACTTCTAGAGCTTTGGTATAACGCTCGCCAGTGGCATCACCCAATATATCAATTGGATTACCGTGCGACCAATGTTCAGGTAACAAGCTATTTAACTGTTTTACACTTTCAGGGCTTAAGTCGGGCAGTTTTAAGCCGAGTTCGGCTGCTCGGTCAGTGGCCATCACGCCAGGCCCGCCACCATTGGTTAATATAGCTAAGTGATTATTTTTAATTTGAATGTTTTGTGACAGAGATTTTGCCGCTGCAAATAATTGCGAAATAGATTGGGCACGTACAGCACCTGATCTTTCAATAGCTGCACTAAATACATCGTCACCACCCACCAAGGCTCCTGTGTGAGACACCGCGGCTTTTGAGCCTTCTGGCATACGCCCAGACTTTAATAAAATAACTGGTTTCATACGAGCTGCAGCTTTTAACCCGCTCATAAACTGGCGAGATTCCGAGATGCCTTCAATGTAAAGTAAGATACTTTTTGTTTTAGGGTCAAGTGCTAAAAAATCTAGAATTTCGCCAAAATCAATGTCAGCAGCGTCACCCGTTGAAACCACTTGAGAAAACCCTACACCATTAGCCTCTGCCCAGTCTAAAACGGCAGTACAGATAGCTCCAGACTGTGATACTAGAGCTAAGTTACCCTCTAAAGCTTGGTTTTTACTAAAGGTCGCGTTTAACCCTATATCGGGCCTTATAATCCCTAAACAGTTTGGGCCGACTAAGCGCATGCCATAAGTCCGAGCAGTTTCAGTCATTTTTTGTTGTAAAATTTTCCCTGCTTTATCTTCAAATCCAGCAGATAAAATGACAGCGTTCGCAACGCCTTTTTCACCACATGCCTGAATGATTGCGGGGATACTTTTAGCTGGCGTGGCAATAATTGCTAAATCCGGTATTTGGGGTAAAGATTCAATATTTGGATAGCAGACTTGATTTTGTACCTGCTCATGCTTAGGATTAATAGGGTAAATATCGCCCTTAAAGCCCGCGGTTAACAAATTATGAAAGGCGTTACCGCCTACCGATTCTGGTCGTTCGCTAGCACCAAACACGGCAATACTGTTTGGTTTAAATAAGTTCGTAAGATAATGTGGACCCATAATTAAAAACCCTAAAGAGATGTGACGAGTGAATCTATATATTACTAGTGAAAAATGTATCTTACATGACAATGGTGTTTATCATCCAGAAATGGGTGAACGTCTTAAGCGAATTCAAGACTATCTTATTAGTAGTCAACTTTATGACTGGTTTTTGCATGCGGATTCAAGAGCGGCTAGCAATGACGAGATTACCCTGTTTCACCATCCTGAACTAATTAAATTTCTTGAAAAAAACAGCCCAGAGCAGGGCGTTGTTGAAGTTGCGGAAGATATTCATCTTTGTGAAGATTCGGTAAATGCAGCACGCCATGCCGTGGGAGCGGTACTCGATGCAGTAGATGCGGTACAGCTTGGTAGGGCACAACGCGCATTTTGTAATGTAAGACCACCAGGTCATCATGCAGAATATAACGAGGCTAAAGGGTTTTGCTTATTCAATAATGTGGCAGTGGGTGCAGCCTACGCTATACAAAAGTATGGTTTACAGCGTGTTGCCATTATTGATTTTGATGTACACCACGGTAATGGAACAGAAGACTTTGTTAGAAGAGAGCCACGAGCTTTCTTGGCTTCGAGTTTTGAATATCCGTTATATCCGTTTAGTGAGCCAGAATCGGATATTAACAATATGGTGAAAATGCCGCTCAAAAAATATGCTAAATCGGAAGAATTTAAACAGGCCTGGTCTCAGATTGGCCTACCAGCAATAGATGCCTTTGCTCCAGAGTTGATTATTATCTCAGCGGGATTTGATGCCCATGCGTTAGATCCATTAGGCAATTTGCAACTGCATGAAAAGGATTTTGTTTGGATAACCCAAGAACTTATTAAATTAGCCAATAAACATTGCCAGGGTAAAATGATTTCTGTTTTGGAAGGGGGGTATGATTTAGGTGCTTTGAGAGTTTCGGCAACTGATCATATTAAGACATTCTTTGAATTAAACTTTTAAACTTAACTGTTTAATCAAATAAAGAAAAAGACGTTATTTTAATGACATTATTGTTAGGTATGAGTATTAGAGTTTTTAAGAGTAGCCAGTTGTTCTTAAAATCTGGTAAACATAATATTTAGTAAGCATAATAAATTAAATAGGTTAAACCTTAAAATGCCTCTACCTTTAATATTTTAGTAAATTTACTTAATTAAAGGTAATGGCGTTTTTAAGATAATTTTTCTAATCGTTCTATTTAATAATTAGCCTTCACCCTCTCGTCTTTGGCCACAGAAAAATCCTAGACCGACACTGGGTGACTGGAAAGTAATAATACTACCTTTAGGGAAATAAAAAACATCTCCTACTCTGGCGTGCACTTCTTGTCCTGTCTCATCAGAAATAATCATTTCACCTTCTACAATGATTTTCATTTCATGGTAATGATAGCTATATACCAAAGGTTTATCGGATTTTTCCATTTTGAAAAAACCACCTACAATCGTTTTATCAGGATCGTCTGATACGACTAAATCGGTTAAAAAAGCGTTGGTACCATCTACTTCCATGCTAGGAATATTAGTACGTTTAGTTGCTTGCTGGTAGTGAGTCATCGCCATGACATTTCTCCTTTGTTTAAAAGATATTATGCGTGATAAAAAATTCGTTTGATTCAAATCAAACGAATGAATAAACTTAGTTTTCTAAATCAAACTGCTTAAGCCAAGCCAGTAAGGTTGGGTGGTATCGGGTTAATCCTTTATATTCAATTAATTCTTCTGGTAGAGTTTTCATGACACGATGCATACGTCGTGCCCAGTCTGGATTGGTCACCAAATCATTCATACTAATGAGGTAGGTGCGAATACTAAACATGAGAGCATTGCTTCTTGCCATTCGATCCATAACTTGTAACTCAACACGTAAGTAAACTTTTTCGCCAACATTATCTAGAGTCACACTGTTACGATCTGCTCCCCAATTTGGGAATGTTTCAGGTGAAGAATCCATTCGAGCATTGATTGTTAGTGTCCAGTTCAAACGACGTACAGGTTGATTTATAGGAATGGCTGTGAGGTATTTCAAAGCACGGTCAAAAATGCCCATTTCATGCGCCAATGGCACTGGACCATGCCATTGTGAGAAACTCATGCCAGCATCGAATGCAATAGACCAATCTGCAGGACAGGTGATGATGCCGGCATCCATAAAAAGATCATTATCACGTTGATCCAATAAAGCAATATCGCCTTGAACTTGACCACCCATGTATTCCAATGGGGGTAGCGGTAAGCTGTTGCTGTCACCGAATATAAAACTATCTTTGATTCCAAGAAGTTTATTTTCCCAGGTCCATTGATTATTATCTTTTTCAAGTGAAAAATAGTTTGGATAATCCGCTGCCATAGTTGTCATAGCACGGTCGATAAAATCCCAACATGCGAGGTCCATGTGACTCATCGCTAAACAGCGTTTTGGATTTTCTTTCAATACAAGACGACGTTCTGCCATTTCTGATAAATAATGTTCGTCAATATCAAACAAATGTTCATAAACACTCCCCTCTGCACCAGGCAAAACATGTTTTTCAATATTCACAGAATACATGTAGTCATCATCCGGAAAAGGAAATGGAAAACGCTCGATCGCATCTGAGCTGTTGGTATAGGTAAAATCATCTCTAAATGTTTGTATTGGCTTGGGTGCAAGTCTCATAAAATTCTCCTTTAAATGTCTAGGCCTAATCGGTTTGATTTTGCTCGAGAAACGCAGGGCATTATGCAGTGGTTTTCTGCGTGTTCTTTTTCGGAGAGAAAGTGATCTCGATGTTCAATTTCACCTTCGGATACCGAGCTGATACATTGACCGCAAACGCCACCTCTGCACATGTTTGGAATTTCGATATCATTTGCTTCTAGTGCTTCTAATAACGTTTGATCTTCTGAAACATAGATGGTTTTACCTGCTTTTTTCAGTTCAACAATAAATGGTTTTCCTGGTTTTGGTGCGGAAAAAGCTTCATAGTGAATATGTGATTTTGGCCAACTGGTTTTCTTGGCCTCATTAAGTACAGAATCAATTAATGATTGTGGCCCACATATATAAATATGAGTGCCTTGTAAGCAATCAGCCATAATTTCAGCCACATTTGCTTTATTGGATATAGCTGAATCGTAAGGATAGAAGCGATCTCCTAATGTTTCTTCAAGAAACTCAGCATAAGCTCCTGTTTGGCTACTACGAAACATATAATGCAATTCAAAATCAGCCCCATTCCTTAGCATTTCAGGAATATAAGACATAAATGGGGTTATACCGACACCACCTGCCAGAAAAAGATGTTTTTTAGCTCTCCAATCGGGTAAAAAAAGGTTGGCTGGTGGGGTAATGATTAGTTCGTCACCTACATGTACATTCTCGTGCATGAAAGTAGAACCACCTCGAGATTGTGGTTGTAAGCGTACAGCAATACGATATTGACTTGAGTCACGGGGGTCACTCAATAACGAGTAAGGGTTTCGAATTTTTTTATTACCTGCGGGCATTTCGACGACAATATGTGATCCCGGAGAAAACGGAAAAAAGTCAGAATTAACAGGAGTTAAAGTATATTCATTAATGGTTGGAGCAACTTTTTTAATATTACTTACAGTGGCTTTAATAGAAATGTTTGTCATTAGCTTAACTCCTCTATTTTTGGAATGTCATCGGGATCTTCCGCGTTGATTTGTACACCTACATAAGCTGAATGTAATGTTGAAAAATGATCTCGAACTAATAGCTGTCGATGGCAACCAGGACACTTAAATGGAGAGTAAGTAACGCCATTTGTAATGGTGTAACAATGTGTGCAGAATAAACGGCGTTGATTCGTCAGAGGTTTTAACTTTTTTATTTGTTCATCTGCTAAACCTGCTTTGATTGCTAAATTATGAATATCCCACAAAAAAGCTTCGGTTTTCGCTGCAACATAAATGTTGCTAGAGAAAGGGAGTTTTGCAAATACATTACTAAATGTTTCGGTAATTTGATTGGTTGGTACAGTAGATATGGTTTTATGTAAGTTTTCTGAGATGGTATCACCAACTACCCAATAACTTTTTGTACCGTTTTTACATAGCTTTATAACCTTACTTAATTCTGAAAAAGCACCTGTTTCGGCAATGAACAGGTGTTTTTGAACAGAATCATTAATACTAATTGGTGGGTACTTCGGCCTACTTTTAATGGTTGGTACAGCTTGCATAAGACGCTCCTATTGGATACATGTTTTTCAATCTTTATTGGTTTGAAACTAACTGTTCTTTATCTGGATTTGCTAAGTAGGCCTCAAGGGAATCATCCAGTGCATCAATCCAAGGAGTGTGGTGTTTTGGAGACATAGTGCCCGTCATAATGGAACGATAAGAGTGGTCACGAAACGTCATAATATTTTTCTTTTTATGATGTTTCCATTCCAAGAATGTTTTATTGACTTCAGATATATCGAAACTAGGGTAGTCCGTTGCATCAATCAATTCTTGAATGTAGTCACCTTGAAAGGTATACATTTCTTCGGCCGTTTCGAGCTTCAATTCAGATTCTCGCCAAGCCATAGAGTGATGAGTCATTTCTTCTTTTGTTTCTGGCAATGAAATTCTGCCAAGGATAATATCGCGCACATACCAGGCCTGGGCATCGAACATATTGAATGTGTACCACTGGTCTTGCATACCAAGATAGAAAAGTTTTGGATTGTCTTCCCAGACAACACCTTTATATAAATTAAGTGGCCAGAGACGATTATTGGTTACTAGGCGTAAAGACTCTGGTAAAAAAGGGAAGTGATGTAAGTAACCAGTACATAAAATGATAGCGTCAATTTTTTTAGAAGAACCATCAGAAAAATAAGCCGTATCAGTATCAACATGTTTCAATAAAGGTTTTTCATCCCAGTTATCAGGCCATTTATAGCCCATTGGGGCTGATCGATAACTGGTGGTTATGCTTTTTGCACCGTATTTATAACATTGTGAACCAATATCTTCAGCCGAATAGCTAGCTCCGACTAATAAGATGCTTTTATCCTTAAACTCTAAAGCGTCTCTGAAGTCATGAGCATGTAAAATTCGTCCACCAAATGTAGTGAATCCTTCAAATTCAGGAACTTTAGGTGTAGAGAAATGGCCGGATGCAGTGATAACATAATCAAATTCTTCTGAATAGATTTTATCTGCTGAATAGTCTTGTACTGTCACCGTAAATTTTTTTGTGGCTTCACTATAGGAGACATTTTGTACAGCGGTATTAAAACGAATATAGTCTCGTACTCCAGCTTTTTCAACACGTCCTTTAATATAGTCCCAGAGTACTTCTCTAGGAGGATAAGACGCTATTGGCATACCAAAGTGTTCATCAAAAGTATAATCAGCGAACTCTAAACATTCTTTTGGACCATTTGACCATAAATAACGATACATACTAGAGTGAACGGGTTCACCGTTTTCATCCAAGCCAGTACGCCATGTATAGTTCCAGAGTCCTCCCCAGTCACTTTGTTTTTCAAAACACACTAAGTCAGGAATTTCAGTACCTTTTGTTTGGGCAGACTGAAAAGCTCTGAGTTGAGCTAGACCGCTTGGACCAGCTCCGATAATAGCAACGCGTTTTATCATGCTGTCTTCTCCTAAGTATAAAAATTAGTTTTCATTCCTGGTAGGAATAAAAGTTTCTTTTTGTTTGTTAGGAACTAAGGTAAGGGATTTGAAAGGGAATGGGTATTCCCAAGAAATGGTAAGACTAAAAGAGTACTACCAAAATATACATCTCAGGTATTGGTTAGAAAAGTTCAACTATTTATAGTGAAAATGACGCCTTCCAACCCTAAAATTGAGCCTGTATCAGAATAGATAGCACAGCCTTTTTCATAAACTTGGTTGGTTTTACCATTGGCATGAAGAAGTCGGTAGGATATTTCAAAACATTGATTATCTTGAATCGCTTTTTGTACATTACACCATACGGCTTCTTTGTCGTCAGAATGAATAAGAGAGCCATAAGAGAGTTCAGCGTTGTTAATCATCTTTTCTGGCTCGTAACCAGTTAGTTCTAAGCAGCCATCGCTAACATATTCCATAGTCCAGTGAATATTATTACGTGAACGATAAATCATTGCGGGTACTCTGTTTACAAGACTTTTTAAACTACGATGGCGTGCTTCTTTAATTTGATCAGAGCGTATTTGAGGAGTGATGTCACAAATAGTCGCAGAAAGAGGATAAGGTTTACCTTCAAAGACTGGTTGTACTCTGATTTCGCACCAATGTACTTCATCTTCAACATCAATGATGCGTAACCAATGTAATTGACTTTCTGGCGTTTGGTGAAATTTTTGAAATGCAATTTGCCAATTAACACGATCTTCTGGGTGAATAAATTGAGTAAAAGATTGTTTGTAACTTGAGTGAGATGAATGGCCAGTTAAATTTGTCCAATGTTGATTGGTGTATTTTAGTTTATTGTGTTTTTCAATGACGATAACAGCATCGCTCAGACTGTCTACAATGGTGTTTAGGTTGAATGGGGTATAAGGTTTGATTGAATCATACAGTTGTTTTAGCCAACTCATTATAAATCAACGTCCGAATGAAAGGTTTTGTGTTTGTGGTTCCATGCAGCTAGCTCAAGTCTAGAATGTAACCCAAGCTTACGCAACAAATTCTTAACGTAGACTTTCACTGTAGCATCGCTGATGCCGAGTTGTCGACCAATGAGTTTATTGCTTAAACCTTTTGAAATTAGTTCAAGAGTTTGTTTTTCTCGCTCAGTCATATCTTTAAGTATTCCTCCATGAAACTCTGAAGAGTCTGAGGTACGATTGGTATGTCCTTGGGAACGTATACCTTGCGCCAGTATGTTTACTCCCGATTCAGTAATCGCTATTTTTCCTTCCATTACCGAAGATAATTGCTTAAGTATTTGCTCTGGATCGGTATCTTTTAATAAATATCCGTCGGCACCAATACTGATTGCATCCATCAAACTTTGGGTATCTGCCGATACTGTTAAAATGACTATTTTAGTATCTTGGAGTTTGCTTCTTAGTCTTTTTAAGGCTTCTATACCACTCATCTCGGGCATTTGAAGATCTAGTAATAATATGTCTGGAGGAGTAAATGGCATAGAGTCTATAAGCTCAATTGCCGAGCCAAAAGATTTAATGACTTCGAATTGGTTACTTTCATTCAACAGTTCAACCACGCCACGTCTAAAAAGAGGGTGATCATCTACGACGATAGCTTTTGTTGTCGTTTTGTTATGCATGATCCTGATGTTTCCTTGGGATTTGAAGTTTTATTTGAGTTCCGCCTTTTTTACGTCTGTTTACACTGAGCTGAGCACGCATTTTGCGGGCTCGTTCTTCCATTATTCTTAATCCAAAACTGTCATGGCGTGTTCTATTGGATTGAATTCCTATTCCGTTGTCTTCAACAACAATTATTATGTCTTTTTCATTATTCTGGGTAATAACAATGCGGGCATGCGATGCATGTGAGTGGCGCACTAAATTACATAAAGCTTCTTTAACAATAAATAAGGTTTCCGTTGGGTAATAAATTTCTTCCAAAGAATCTTTACAGCGGTTATCCATTTCAAAAACGATTCCAGAGTGCTGTTCAAATTCGTCAAGTGCGTTCTCTAAGGCCTTAGACAAATTGGATTCTTGGAATGTCAGTCGAGAGGATGATATTAATTCGCGCGTTAATCTATGTGCAAAACCAATCTGATTCTTTATATCAGAAGCAATCTGTTGAATTTCAGGGTCAGTTTCTTTGCAAAGCTTATTTAAGCTTGAGACACGTAATTTAAGGTAACTCAGTATTTGAGCGATAGAGTCATGTAAGTCTGCTGCCTGTGCTTTGCGCTCAAGGTCTACGGCATTAGCAATCATTTTTAGTTTGTTGTCGTGAGCGAGTAGGCCTTTTTGCAGCGCGTTTCTAAGAGGTCGTAATAAGTTAGCAGTTTCATTATTTTGCGGGATTTCACCTTTAAAAACGACGACTAAGTAACCAAGCCAGTCGCTTTCACTGTTTTGTAGCGGGAATAAAATAAAATTATAAAGACCGAGGTGTTCTGTTTTTTGTGAATTACTGATCTCTCTTTTTTTAACCAACATAGATTCGAAATAATTCATTAACTGAGGATTCGGTATTGTATTGGCTGAGGTATGAACTTGGTATTTATCCCCTGGGCTAGGGGTCAATATAAACAGATTATCGTAATGTTTTAATTGGTTTGAACAGTTTGTTTGAAGAGCATGTTGTGAAAGAAGAAAGGGTAGAAGTTTGTCCAAATTTTCGGTTGTGGCTATCTGAAAAGCAATGTCCGAATAATCAACCTGTTTCATATTGTCAGTTCGGCTAAAACGTGATGTTTTTGTAAACAATCTCCAAAAGTTGAACGATAAGAACTCTCCTAAATTTACCATTCTGATTCACCTTTATGATCAACAATTGCTTAATTGAGCTGCCTGAATCAACTAAAAGCACTAAATATGCCATTAACAGGGATCTACGGGGTACTTCATTAGAGTTACTGCCAACGGAGTATTGTGTAAAACCCTTGAATAATAAATCATATAGGTAACTTTTTTTTACTATGAGGAATAATAAAAAAGAGTTTTAAATATAATATTTACATAGCAAGTGTGTAATTTTAGCGATTAATGTTGCACTGAATGAGTGCGAAATAGTTTTTTTGCACCAAATGGATTTAATACCTTAAGAGATTCCAAAATGATGACAGGGTCTAACACACATGAAAAGAAATACCGCGTTTTGGGACAAGAAGCCATATGTCTTTCGGTGAAGGTTGGTGAACGTGTTCTTGTCAATTCCGTAGATGGTTATCAAGGTTGTGAAATTGTAATTCTTTCTACTTCAGATAGTGAATTGCCAGATTCTGTAAAAAGCTTCAAAGGTAAAGCAAAAGAAACA
Encoded here:
- a CDS encoding sigma-70 family RNA polymerase sigma factor, with amino-acid sequence MQNRHRFFEQLVSAYANDLYRYAYWLCKQKPLAEDLVQETFSRAWKSIESLKDEKAAKAWLITILRRENARLYEKYQPQLLEIEESLVADDYHNEPSHNLEKEQLHHMILKLPDEYKEPLILQIMWGFSGHEIAAELELKLATVNTRLFRARQQLKQMMNNEITEFDLQNNKGAK
- a CDS encoding DUF3379 family protein, encoding MNEITFRTKLLTNPYELDSDMLAFLEQNPEKKQSVQKAREFDQKISDVLDVDVPEGLHARILLNQSYQQNHQQNKVDNKPDSSIAGGIETEVISVKTANSNPNGWLSNPFANWAVWTSGIAASVIAFALLFNVLYSPNVHKTISGDAMVNHILAHIAEDPTLMTAVKLPSTESEMHQLFASVGAQLNKPVEGMSYAGICDVEGQKGLHIVMQENGQPITIIVMPGQQITAMQAFEKSGYHGELMPVKGGIVAIVANTMEQVALAQTRFFRAVKFA
- a CDS encoding cupin domain-containing protein, with the protein product MAMTHYQQATKRTNIPSMEVDGTNAFLTDLVVSDDPDKTIVGGFFKMEKSDKPLVYSYHYHEMKIIVEGEMIISDETGQEVHARVGDVFYFPKGSIITFQSPSVGLGFFCGQRREGEG
- a CDS encoding bifunctional acetate--CoA ligase family protein/GNAT family N-acetyltransferase, giving the protein MGPHYLTNLFKPNSIAVFGASERPESVGGNAFHNLLTAGFKGDIYPINPKHEQVQNQVCYPNIESLPQIPDLAIIATPAKSIPAIIQACGEKGVANAVILSAGFEDKAGKILQQKMTETARTYGMRLVGPNCLGIIRPDIGLNATFSKNQALEGNLALVSQSGAICTAVLDWAEANGVGFSQVVSTGDAADIDFGEILDFLALDPKTKSILLYIEGISESRQFMSGLKAAARMKPVILLKSGRMPEGSKAAVSHTGALVGGDDVFSAAIERSGAVRAQSISQLFAAAKSLSQNIQIKNNHLAILTNGGGPGVMATDRAAELGLKLPDLSPESVKQLNSLLPEHWSHGNPIDILGDATGERYTKALEVCQNDEQFDLTLIILTPQAMSDPSGIAQSIIDYQKQSGNDKPIFTAWLGESLVSDARKLFSKAKIPTFRTPEAAVEAFSFISTYRQNQALLMQTPAPADQCCQPTDTAGARMIIDAVLAEHRTLLSSAETRAIMHAFGVPITPAIEVNSATQAMVAAESMGFPVSLKINSPDLTHKSDVGGVKLNLNSVHEVRVEFTKMIEKITKEQPNATILGVTVEPMFKRPHARELLVGVMRDPVFGPAITFGSGGTAVEVIQDRSIALPPLNQFLANKMINSTKVSKMLKPFRGLPAVNHEAIVNTLLRISDMVAQLPEIQELDINPLFADEQGVMAVDARITVKSIPANHKPYQHMAIHPYPNELIQSIETPKGLNIEIRPIRPEDADLELDFVNNLSKRSRYLRFMNSMQTLTPQMLSRFTQIDYDREMAFIATTQDANDNTIEIGVTRYTTNPDGKSCEMAIVVRDDYQHKGVASALLNSLIQHAQLKGLNKMEGEVLSENSSMLSLLKQFNFKLKTMAEDRNIVQIELNLD
- a CDS encoding histone deacetylase family protein, with the translated sequence MNLYITSEKCILHDNGVYHPEMGERLKRIQDYLISSQLYDWFLHADSRAASNDEITLFHHPELIKFLEKNSPEQGVVEVAEDIHLCEDSVNAARHAVGAVLDAVDAVQLGRAQRAFCNVRPPGHHAEYNEAKGFCLFNNVAVGAAYAIQKYGLQRVAIIDFDVHHGNGTEDFVRREPRAFLASSFEYPLYPFSEPESDINNMVKMPLKKYAKSEEFKQAWSQIGLPAIDAFAPELIIISAGFDAHALDPLGNLQLHEKDFVWITQELIKLANKHCQGKMISVLEGGYDLGALRVSATDHIKTFFELNF